A genomic segment from uncultured Marinifilum sp. encodes:
- a CDS encoding DUF4468 domain-containing protein has product MKRNIFLLFFLLSIILNGNSQNYNLPLDSTGNVVFREVVNCNISKNTLYPNAQEWIAKTFGDYKKVIQFEDEANGKLILKGTCDVKHFVEAHIAGMHIINRESIQFTLTIECKENKYRYTMDNIVVILKNDGQNFESSIFKRINNVKSSQDRIESLSQELVNFKKLDTSSLKRKQLKEHQNNITKIEQRIKSMLSGINSNTDFINSELEAINSIIPSLKNAMSKIDNF; this is encoded by the coding sequence ATGAAGAGAAATATTTTTTTATTGTTCTTTTTACTTTCAATTATATTGAATGGTAATTCACAAAATTATAATTTACCGCTAGATTCAACAGGAAATGTGGTTTTTCGAGAAGTTGTTAATTGTAATATCTCAAAAAACACCTTATACCCTAATGCCCAAGAATGGATTGCAAAAACATTCGGCGATTATAAAAAGGTGATTCAATTTGAAGATGAAGCAAATGGTAAATTAATTTTAAAAGGAACATGTGATGTAAAGCATTTCGTAGAAGCACATATAGCTGGAATGCATATAATCAACAGAGAAAGTATTCAATTTACTTTAACAATCGAATGTAAAGAGAATAAATATAGATACACAATGGACAATATTGTTGTTATCTTAAAAAATGATGGCCAGAATTTCGAGAGTTCAATTTTTAAACGAATAAACAATGTCAAATCATCACAAGATAGAATTGAGAGTCTTAGTCAAGAATTGGTAAATTTTAAAAAGCTTGATACATCCTCACTTAAAAGGAAACAGCTAAAAGAGCATCAAAATAATATAACCAAAATCGAGCAACGAATTAAATCTATGTTGTCTGGTATAAATAGTAATACTGATTTTATAAACTCCGAATTGGAAGCAATCAATTCTATTATTCCATCTCTTAAAAATGCAATGTCAAAAATTGACAATTTCTAA
- a CDS encoding HAMP domain-containing sensor histidine kinase codes for MKTKNELLKERLQFIAEIAHEIRIPLAGIISFSELLLTPNLDRGKIIIYSNYINTCSSSLLELLNNLIIRSKLESQDGIVVNGILDLNLFLDESTKHFKMQSELSNTSLSTVYGLKGDASMIITDSLKLNVILNNLIGNAIKFTKKGKIKIGYLKRQNYLEFYVEDSGIGIPNEVKKNIFKPFFQVKNKVNSSGLGLSVTKSLVELLGGDIWFNSKQNIGTKFSFTIPYKQIIME; via the coding sequence ATGAAAACTAAAAATGAACTTCTTAAAGAGAGGCTGCAATTTATTGCTGAAATAGCACATGAAATAAGGATTCCTTTAGCGGGAATAATAAGTTTTTCTGAACTTTTGCTAACCCCAAATTTGGATAGAGGAAAAATTATTATCTATTCCAATTATATAAACACTTGCTCATCTAGCCTGTTAGAATTATTGAATAATTTAATAATTAGATCTAAATTAGAATCACAAGATGGGATTGTAGTTAATGGAATCTTAGATTTAAATTTATTCCTAGATGAATCTACAAAGCATTTTAAAATGCAAAGTGAATTATCAAACACTAGTTTGAGTACAGTATATGGACTAAAAGGAGATGCTTCCATGATAATTACTGACTCACTAAAATTGAATGTAATTCTAAACAATCTAATAGGAAATGCAATTAAATTTACGAAAAAAGGGAAAATCAAAATCGGTTACCTTAAGCGACAGAATTATTTGGAGTTTTATGTTGAGGACTCTGGTATTGGAATTCCTAATGAGGTTAAAAAGAATATATTTAAGCCCTTTTTTCAAGTAAAGAACAAAGTTAATAGTTCAGGATTAGGGCTTTCAGTTACAAAATCTTTAGTAGAATTGTTGGGCGGAGATATTTGGTTTAACTCAAAACAAAATATTGGCACAAAATTTTCCTTCACTATACCATATAAGCAAATTATTATGGAATAA
- a CDS encoding SDR family NAD(P)-dependent oxidoreductase: MNFAVISGAAAGLGKSFSYELAKIGYNTILIDLPNTGLKNICVEIENKFDCKSLYYETDLTNIENIVEITNDINKRYNVSILINNAGVGGTKRFHDADINYLNSIIQLNVMATTIMTKQLFQNLEKQEKSYVLNVSSMAAFSPVAFKTVYPASKVFVNYFSLGLYEECKNSNIFISVLNPGPMKTNPEVTERINRQGFLGKVGLLSTEKVAKISIKQLFKRNTFIMLNGNKFGWLMLKAVPIWLRLSLFSKAVRRELKHKQ; encoded by the coding sequence ATGAATTTTGCAGTAATTTCAGGAGCAGCAGCAGGTCTTGGTAAATCATTTTCTTATGAATTAGCAAAGATTGGTTATAATACAATACTCATTGATTTGCCCAACACAGGGTTGAAAAATATATGTGTGGAAATTGAAAATAAATTCGATTGTAAATCTTTATATTATGAAACTGATTTAACTAACATTGAAAATATAGTTGAGATAACAAATGACATTAACAAACGATACAATGTCTCAATTTTAATAAACAACGCAGGTGTTGGAGGGACCAAAAGATTTCACGATGCCGATATCAATTACCTAAATTCCATTATTCAATTAAATGTAATGGCAACAACCATTATGACAAAACAGTTATTTCAAAATTTGGAAAAGCAGGAGAAATCATACGTTCTTAACGTTTCAAGTATGGCTGCGTTTAGTCCAGTTGCCTTTAAAACAGTCTATCCAGCATCAAAAGTATTTGTAAATTACTTTTCTCTTGGTTTATACGAGGAATGTAAAAATTCAAATATTTTTATAAGTGTATTAAATCCCGGACCAATGAAAACTAATCCTGAGGTAACCGAAAGAATTAACAGACAAGGATTTTTGGGTAAAGTTGGATTATTATCAACAGAGAAAGTAGCAAAGATATCAATCAAGCAGCTTTTTAAAAGAAACACATTTATAATGCTTAATGGAAACAAGTTTGGTTGGTTAATGTTAAAAGCAGTGCCAATATGGTTGAGACTTTCTTTGTTTTCGAAAGCTGTGCGTAGAGAATTAAAACATAAACAGTAG
- a CDS encoding CPBP family glutamic-type intramembrane protease yields MDWKNLRAFYTSGVILFWLIYILYRVKTNSKSLHIWGFKKEHFKQTIIYLIPIIFISIITSVIYGSYNSDLSFSWHFILIVLLYPCWGIIQQFMMLGIISHNLVAISELKINRFFIIFLVSTLFSLIHYPSYLLMIFAFFLEMIFITVYLKWRNLWAIGLAHGWIATFILYFILNRDLWSELFVRF; encoded by the coding sequence ATGGATTGGAAAAATTTAAGGGCATTCTATACATCAGGTGTTATTTTGTTTTGGCTTATTTATATTTTGTACAGAGTAAAAACTAATTCCAAAAGCTTGCATATTTGGGGTTTTAAGAAAGAGCATTTCAAGCAAACAATTATTTATTTGATCCCTATTATTTTTATAAGTATTATAACATCTGTTATTTATGGTAGTTATAATAGTGATCTATCTTTTTCCTGGCATTTTATTTTAATAGTTTTACTTTATCCATGTTGGGGTATTATTCAACAATTTATGATGTTGGGTATTATATCACATAACTTGGTAGCCATTTCAGAATTAAAAATTAATAGGTTTTTTATCATTTTTCTGGTATCAACTTTATTTAGCTTAATTCATTACCCAAGTTATTTGCTTATGATTTTCGCCTTCTTTTTAGAAATGATTTTTATTACGGTATATCTAAAATGGAGAAATTTGTGGGCTATAGGTCTTGCTCATGGTTGGATTGCAACATTTATATTATACTTTATTTTGAATCGAGACCTGTGGTCTGAACTCTTTGTGAGATTTTAA
- a CDS encoding NAD-dependent epimerase/dehydratase family protein — MDKVFVTGINGLLGTNLAFMLIEQGFYVTALIRRKSNFVKPELINLKLVEGDLSDLNKIIDEVKGCRYVVHTAANTSQGLLKLKDYHQTNVQGTENIIKACIQNNIEKLIYIGSANTYGYGSLADPGDECKPIKAPFTKSLYAISKKQAQDVIDKETARLNITTISPTFMLGAYDTKPSSGKIILYALNKRFVFYPSGGKNFVHVSDVAKAIIKAFELKKSGEKFILANENLSYKEFYEKMILINNQKTVLIRIPDYLLLTMGLIGDLFRILKFKTNISSVNARILIINNYYNNKKAKQDLGINFTSVDKAIYDSLNFYNNTL; from the coding sequence GTGGACAAAGTATTTGTAACTGGGATAAATGGATTGTTAGGTACAAATTTAGCTTTTATGCTTATTGAGCAAGGGTTTTACGTTACTGCCTTAATACGCAGGAAAAGTAATTTTGTAAAACCTGAACTTATAAATTTAAAACTTGTCGAGGGAGATTTGTCTGATTTAAATAAGATTATTGATGAAGTAAAAGGTTGTCGGTATGTTGTTCATACAGCTGCAAATACTTCACAAGGATTATTAAAACTTAAGGATTATCATCAGACAAATGTGCAGGGAACTGAAAACATCATCAAAGCTTGTATACAGAACAATATAGAGAAGCTAATATACATTGGTTCGGCAAATACTTATGGTTATGGAAGCTTAGCTGATCCAGGTGACGAATGTAAGCCCATTAAAGCACCTTTTACAAAATCGCTTTATGCAATTAGCAAAAAACAGGCTCAGGACGTTATCGATAAGGAAACCGCAAGGTTGAACATTACAACCATAAGCCCAACTTTTATGCTTGGCGCATATGATACTAAACCAAGCTCTGGGAAAATAATACTATATGCATTAAATAAACGCTTTGTATTTTACCCTTCAGGGGGAAAAAATTTTGTTCACGTCTCTGATGTGGCAAAAGCTATCATAAAGGCATTTGAGCTGAAAAAGTCAGGTGAAAAGTTCATTCTTGCCAATGAAAATTTATCTTATAAGGAGTTCTATGAAAAAATGATATTAATCAACAATCAAAAAACAGTATTAATTCGTATTCCCGATTATTTGTTATTGACTATGGGTTTGATTGGAGATTTATTTAGAATTCTAAAATTTAAAACCAATATATCATCTGTAAATGCAAGAATATTAATAATTAACAACTATTATAACAACAAAAAAGCAAAGCAGGATTTGGGTATTAATTTTACATCTGTTGATAAAGCAATATATGATTCGTTAAATTTTTATAATAATACACTATAG
- the fumC gene encoding class II fumarate hydratase, whose amino-acid sequence MKHRLDNDTMGVVQIPQGKYWGAQTQRSLNNFKIGVSGSMPKEIVHSYAQVKKAAAIVNAELGVLSEEKSTLIANVCDEIIAGKLDEHFPLVVWQTGSGTHTNMNCNEVISNRSHVILGGNLDEEKRFIHPIDDVNKSQSSNDTFPTAMHIAAYTKLISYLIPKIELLKETFALKSDSMMDIVKIGRTHWMDATPLTLGQEFSGYVSQLEHGLRGLRNTLPHLAELAIGGTAVGTGLNTVDGYKEKVVNKIAELTSLPFISAQNMFEALSANDAIVESHGALKQLAISLMKIANDLRFLASGPRSGIGEISLPFNEPGSSIMPGKVNPTQIEALTMVCAQVIGNDTTISIAGSNGHLELNVFKPVMIKAFLESATLLADASQSFNDNCLVGIVPNRVEINNKLQKSLMLVTALTPHIGYDNAAKIAQKAYVDNITIKEAAIELKILTGEQFELWVDPFKMTGLIK is encoded by the coding sequence ATGAAACATAGACTTGATAATGATACAATGGGGGTAGTTCAGATTCCTCAAGGTAAATATTGGGGAGCTCAGACGCAAAGATCACTGAATAATTTTAAGATTGGTGTTTCAGGATCAATGCCTAAAGAGATTGTGCATTCTTATGCTCAGGTGAAAAAAGCAGCAGCTATTGTTAATGCAGAATTGGGCGTGTTATCTGAAGAAAAATCTACACTAATTGCCAACGTATGTGATGAAATTATTGCGGGTAAATTGGATGAACATTTTCCATTAGTTGTTTGGCAAACAGGATCAGGAACTCATACAAACATGAACTGTAATGAGGTTATTTCTAATCGTAGTCATGTTATTCTTGGTGGAAACCTTGATGAAGAAAAACGTTTCATACATCCAATCGATGACGTTAATAAATCACAATCATCGAATGATACCTTCCCAACTGCCATGCATATTGCGGCATATACAAAACTCATCAGTTACTTAATTCCTAAAATAGAGTTATTGAAAGAGACGTTTGCCCTTAAGTCTGATTCTATGATGGATATAGTTAAAATTGGTCGTACTCATTGGATGGATGCAACTCCATTAACTTTAGGACAAGAATTTTCGGGATATGTATCGCAATTGGAACATGGATTACGTGGATTAAGAAATACATTACCGCATCTTGCGGAATTAGCTATAGGAGGAACTGCAGTTGGTACAGGATTGAATACAGTTGACGGATATAAAGAAAAAGTTGTAAATAAAATTGCGGAATTAACTTCACTTCCTTTTATATCTGCGCAAAATATGTTTGAAGCATTGTCTGCTAATGATGCGATTGTAGAATCTCATGGGGCACTCAAGCAGTTGGCTATCAGTTTGATGAAGATTGCGAATGATTTGAGATTTTTAGCATCTGGACCAAGGTCGGGAATTGGTGAGATAAGCCTTCCTTTCAATGAACCTGGATCTTCTATAATGCCTGGGAAAGTAAATCCAACTCAAATAGAGGCGTTAACCATGGTGTGTGCACAAGTTATTGGAAATGATACAACGATTAGTATTGCTGGTTCAAACGGACATTTAGAATTAAATGTTTTTAAACCAGTAATGATAAAAGCCTTTTTAGAGTCGGCAACATTACTTGCAGATGCATCTCAATCATTTAATGATAATTGTTTAGTTGGTATTGTTCCAAACAGGGTGGAAATTAACAATAAATTGCAAAAATCATTAATGTTGGTCACTGCCCTAACCCCACATATTGGATATGATAATGCAGCTAAAATAGCTCAGAAAGCATATGTTGATAATATTACAATAAAGGAAGCAGCCATTGAACTTAAAATACTAACAGGAGAACAGTTTGAACTTTGGGTAGACCCTTTTAAAATGACTGGACTTATTAAATAG
- a CDS encoding transposase → MISKDKDDKLIRIYFLVCEKFEELQFYCERFSNNSKPEFTDQEIMTIYLYCMHYEEHIKVKQIHRFASDWLRSWFPKLVGYKAFNNRLNKLSGAFARLVEILLSDYQPEDCCLDQSLLDSMPIITCSGKRSGKVATEITDKGFCSTKGIYYYGMKLHLLGFRRIGKLPHPEQILFTPASVNDVNVFKEAWSGIENRTFFGDKIYFINELNQNMLKHQNSQTLAPIKGVKGMPDIIKQRIKAADDLFSTAVSRIRQPVEAIFNWLIEKTDIQKASKVRSTKGLMIHTFGRLAAAFIALAL, encoded by the coding sequence ATGATTTCCAAGGATAAAGACGACAAGTTAATAAGAATTTACTTTTTGGTTTGCGAAAAGTTTGAAGAACTTCAATTTTATTGTGAAAGATTCAGTAATAACAGTAAACCTGAATTTACCGATCAAGAAATTATGACCATTTATTTATACTGTATGCACTATGAAGAGCATATAAAAGTAAAACAAATTCACCGTTTTGCTTCTGACTGGTTGAGATCATGGTTTCCAAAGTTAGTAGGCTATAAAGCCTTTAATAACAGACTTAATAAACTAAGTGGAGCTTTTGCCCGGTTAGTTGAAATACTTTTGTCAGACTATCAGCCGGAAGATTGTTGTCTGGATCAAAGTTTATTGGACTCAATGCCAATTATTACCTGTTCAGGCAAACGTTCTGGAAAAGTTGCAACAGAAATAACAGATAAAGGATTCTGCTCGACAAAAGGTATTTATTATTATGGTATGAAACTGCATTTATTGGGTTTCAGACGTATTGGTAAATTGCCACATCCTGAGCAAATACTATTTACTCCTGCTTCTGTTAATGATGTTAATGTTTTTAAAGAAGCATGGTCAGGTATTGAGAACAGAACATTTTTTGGCGATAAAATATACTTTATTAATGAGCTTAACCAGAATATGTTGAAACATCAAAACTCTCAGACTCTTGCTCCAATCAAAGGGGTAAAAGGAATGCCAGATATAATAAAACAGAGAATTAAAGCTGCTGATGATTTATTCTCAACGGCAGTATCCAGAATTAGGCAACCTGTTGAGGCAATATTCAATTGGTTAATTGAAAAAACAGATATTCAAAAAGCTAGTAAAGTCAGATCTACAAAAGGATTAATGATACATACTTTTGGCAGGTTAGCTGCTGCTTTCATTGCATTAGCACTTTAG
- a CDS encoding phage integrase SAM-like domain-containing protein, giving the protein MYFFLKERNYDKATLIYLIYYLKNEGKNFKYSTGQKVHPKDWNFEDRMPKAKRGAGGVISKHMSSVLSKYSDHLDEMIKECERENMPLSKEFLKTSFDQKFKHRVKKQEEKGVVDAVQDFIDTKNKSKGQSKSWNQKYTNLKGKLECFEISRRKKLCFEEINQDWVDEYCGYLRVINVKPFKPHNDNTLHRNINFLITFLIWAEEKYHNANLKKIKNPVKKYQPDDVFLTSEDVKILEEMELPRESLSRVRDLFLIGVYSGQRFSDYSVFEKADVKGDLIIKKAEKTENESFIPLHPKLKNLLDKYDWQLPAISSQKFNKHIQKICEIGEITEEIKETIYRGAEKEVIYHSKAKMVSSHTARRTFITLSSERGMPDHIIMKITGIKDPKTLTKYKKTSQKSVVDSMNKYWS; this is encoded by the coding sequence ATGTATTTTTTCTTAAAAGAACGAAATTACGATAAAGCTACATTAATTTATTTAATCTATTACCTGAAGAATGAAGGTAAAAACTTTAAGTATTCAACAGGGCAAAAAGTCCATCCTAAAGATTGGAATTTTGAAGATAGAATGCCAAAGGCAAAACGTGGAGCAGGAGGAGTAATATCTAAACATATGTCTTCTGTTCTTTCTAAATATTCAGATCATCTTGATGAGATGATAAAAGAATGTGAAAGGGAAAATATGCCTTTGAGTAAGGAGTTTTTAAAAACCTCATTTGATCAGAAATTTAAGCATAGGGTTAAGAAGCAAGAGGAAAAAGGAGTAGTAGATGCTGTTCAGGATTTTATTGATACTAAGAATAAGTCTAAAGGACAATCCAAGTCTTGGAATCAGAAATACACTAATCTAAAAGGCAAACTTGAATGTTTCGAAATTTCGAGAAGGAAAAAGCTATGTTTCGAAGAAATAAATCAAGATTGGGTTGATGAGTATTGCGGTTATCTTAGGGTGATTAATGTTAAGCCATTTAAGCCTCATAACGATAATACACTACATAGAAATATCAACTTTTTAATTACGTTTTTAATTTGGGCGGAAGAGAAATATCACAATGCTAATCTGAAAAAGATTAAGAATCCAGTAAAGAAATACCAGCCAGATGATGTTTTTCTTACCTCTGAAGATGTGAAAATTTTGGAAGAAATGGAACTGCCAAGGGAGTCGTTAAGTCGTGTACGGGATCTATTTTTAATTGGTGTGTATTCTGGTCAACGTTTTTCTGATTATTCAGTATTTGAGAAAGCAGATGTTAAAGGTGATTTAATTATTAAAAAAGCCGAAAAAACCGAGAATGAAAGTTTTATTCCACTCCATCCCAAATTGAAAAATCTATTAGATAAATATGATTGGCAATTGCCTGCAATCTCAAGCCAGAAGTTTAATAAGCATATTCAGAAAATCTGTGAAATTGGAGAAATTACCGAAGAGATAAAAGAAACCATTTACAGAGGAGCTGAAAAAGAAGTTATTTACCACTCTAAAGCTAAAATGGTATCTAGCCATACGGCCAGACGTACATTTATTACATTGTCCTCAGAGCGTGGGATGCCCGATCATATAATCATGAAAATAACAGGTATCAAAGACCCCAAAACATTAACTAAGTACAAGAAGACTTCTCAAAAATCGGTAGTAGATTCTATGAATAAGTATTGGAGTTAA
- a CDS encoding helix-turn-helix domain-containing protein, whose translation MHSKEDLPFHYYSETHEYVNITDGHPVLSIDPNFPFVMTQYDLMNVRAQAATPHRHDYFEILFVEDGAGEHIIDYELHEIKSPVFYFLTRGQIHFWNLKKPLNGKVLLFPREFLIPPASAFNHEGDLAIFNSLSKAPFVCVNDKDLPKINEIFINIKAEYSRKADRDLSMLRAYVHILLITLFRIYAKKQSKNILDTSNTMVRKFRQLVSENYLTIRNVQEYSDLIGISTTHLRDTVKNVTGYSPGQLIRQEIIFEAKRRLANTEATTAEIGYGLNFEDTSYFSRFFKRETGKSPSNYRKEIRKKYKITL comes from the coding sequence ATGCATTCTAAAGAAGACCTACCTTTCCATTACTATTCCGAAACTCATGAATATGTAAATATTACCGATGGGCATCCGGTACTATCCATTGATCCGAATTTTCCGTTTGTAATGACTCAATATGATTTAATGAACGTTAGAGCTCAGGCTGCAACACCTCATCGGCATGATTATTTTGAAATTTTATTTGTAGAAGATGGTGCAGGAGAACATATAATTGATTACGAACTCCATGAAATTAAAAGTCCTGTTTTTTATTTTCTTACTCGTGGACAAATCCATTTTTGGAACTTGAAAAAGCCATTAAATGGAAAAGTACTTCTGTTTCCAAGAGAATTTCTTATTCCTCCTGCATCAGCGTTTAACCACGAAGGTGATTTAGCAATATTTAATAGTTTAAGTAAAGCACCATTTGTTTGTGTTAATGATAAAGATTTACCGAAAATAAATGAAATATTCATAAATATAAAAGCAGAGTACTCGCGGAAAGCCGATCGAGACCTTTCAATGCTTAGAGCCTATGTGCATATTTTACTTATAACACTATTTCGTATTTATGCAAAAAAGCAAAGTAAAAATATACTAGACACTTCGAATACAATGGTTCGTAAATTCAGACAGTTAGTTTCTGAAAATTACCTTACAATTCGCAATGTTCAGGAATATTCCGATTTAATTGGCATAAGTACAACTCACCTTAGAGATACCGTAAAAAATGTTACCGGCTATTCTCCAGGGCAATTAATACGGCAGGAAATAATTTTTGAAGCCAAAAGAAGATTGGCCAACACAGAAGCAACCACAGCAGAAATCGGTTACGGTCTTAATTTTGAGGACACATCATACTTTAGCCGTTTTTTTAAACGCGAAACCGGTAAAAGCCCTTCAAACTACCGAAAAGAAATAAGAAAAAAATATAAAATCACATTGTAA
- a CDS encoding helix-turn-helix domain-containing protein, protein MTQNEIIEAQLKALTIFDANNKCLTVDECAKFLQVHPKTITNRINSKKINAHFVGRIWRIPKMQFIQEIIEEIKRTDF, encoded by the coding sequence ATGACTCAGAACGAAATAATAGAAGCACAATTGAAGGCATTAACCATTTTTGATGCCAATAATAAATGTTTAACCGTTGATGAATGTGCTAAGTTTTTGCAAGTACATCCCAAAACAATAACCAACCGAATTAATTCAAAAAAGATCAATGCTCATTTTGTAGGTCGTATATGGCGAATCCCTAAAATGCAATTCATCCAGGAAATTATTGAAGAGATAAAAAGAACAGATTTCTAA
- a CDS encoding DUF3850 domain-containing protein yields the protein MAELAYFTKISIDDYTDIANGRKTFVVLKNHHNYKIGEFLIFEEYDMIKQELTGASCRDRISSILKGGQAGIEKGFVVLGVSKVTENTLSERRRKTIVDNLYEYHMQSLDPAITVNEAFKKGITIGLNELIKYGRRYLFRSKKIKSRK from the coding sequence ATGGCAGAACTGGCTTACTTTACAAAAATATCAATTGATGATTACACGGATATAGCTAATGGGAGGAAGACTTTCGTTGTTCTTAAGAATCATCATAATTATAAAATTGGAGAATTTCTGATTTTCGAAGAATATGACATGATAAAACAAGAGCTTACGGGGGCATCATGCAGAGATAGAATTAGCTCTATTTTAAAAGGAGGCCAGGCTGGAATAGAAAAAGGCTTTGTAGTGTTGGGTGTGAGTAAAGTTACGGAAAACACATTGTCTGAAAGAAGACGAAAAACAATTGTAGATAATCTATATGAATACCACATGCAGAGTTTAGATCCTGCAATAACAGTAAATGAGGCGTTTAAAAAAGGAATAACGATTGGTTTAAATGAGTTGATTAAATATGGAAGAAGGTATTTATTTAGGTCGAAAAAAATAAAATCACGCAAATAA
- a CDS encoding S24 family peptidase, which translates to MSTISRITQLAEKEKITITQLERVIGASKGVLSRASKNDTDIQSKWVTKIVENYPLYDACWLLTGKGDMLTNNTLTISTDNQEGVPYYDVDFSGGFNAIFNNQTLLPDHNIVFAPFKDAQLWCNVTGNSMAEKINHGDIIALKELQNWEENILYGEIYAVVTEQLRTIKIIRKSEDLNALRLVPINTQDFDENEVKKSSIIKVYSVLGAIKKFF; encoded by the coding sequence ATGAGCACAATCTCTAGGATCACCCAATTAGCTGAGAAAGAAAAAATTACCATAACTCAATTAGAAAGAGTAATTGGAGCAAGCAAAGGAGTATTAAGCAGAGCTTCAAAAAATGACACAGACATACAAAGCAAGTGGGTAACTAAGATAGTTGAGAATTATCCCCTATATGATGCATGTTGGCTATTAACAGGCAAAGGAGATATGTTAACAAACAATACCCTAACCATTAGCACTGATAACCAGGAAGGAGTTCCTTATTATGATGTTGATTTTTCAGGTGGGTTTAATGCGATCTTTAATAATCAAACTTTACTGCCAGATCACAACATCGTTTTTGCACCATTTAAGGATGCTCAGTTATGGTGCAACGTTACAGGTAATTCAATGGCTGAAAAAATAAACCATGGAGATATTATTGCACTAAAGGAATTACAGAACTGGGAAGAAAATATTCTATATGGTGAAATCTATGCGGTTGTAACAGAACAATTAAGAACCATTAAAATAATCCGCAAGTCAGAAGACTTAAATGCACTTAGACTTGTACCTATCAATACTCAAGACTTTGATGAAAACGAAGTGAAAAAATCTTCTATTATAAAAGTATATAGCGTATTAGGTGCGATTAAGAAGTTCTTTTAG
- a CDS encoding aldo/keto reductase: MKYRKLGNTDLTLSAITFGSFAVGGWLWGGTEQNESVKAIKSSFDLGVTSVDTAPVYGQGFSEEIVGQAIKDIPRDKIQILTKFGMRWDLAKGTHVFKTKDNNGKDIDIYKYAGKESIIKECEASLKRLGTDYIDLYQLHWPDVTTPIEETMDALNELIKQGKIRYAGVCNYNKEQFAEAEKYISLASNQVPYSMVLRDIEKEIVPYSLENKKGILAYSPLERRLLTGKMKPGYKFGEGDQRATRAFYKDENLRRTNEFLDKIKPIADSKGLSLGQLVILWTLEQPAISIALVGARNAEQAIQNAKAAQTSLTKEEVAIISGHLNQLILVP, encoded by the coding sequence ATGAAATATAGAAAATTAGGAAATACTGACCTTACTCTTTCAGCCATCACATTTGGCTCGTTTGCTGTTGGAGGTTGGTTGTGGGGAGGAACGGAACAAAATGAATCCGTAAAAGCAATAAAATCCTCTTTTGATTTAGGGGTAACTTCTGTCGATACAGCTCCAGTATATGGACAAGGCTTTAGCGAAGAAATTGTTGGACAGGCAATAAAAGATATTCCTAGAGATAAAATACAAATTCTCACAAAATTTGGAATGCGTTGGGACTTAGCTAAAGGCACGCACGTTTTCAAAACAAAAGATAACAATGGTAAAGACATTGATATCTATAAATATGCAGGAAAAGAAAGCATCATTAAAGAATGCGAAGCTAGTTTAAAGCGCTTAGGTACTGATTATATTGATCTTTACCAATTGCACTGGCCAGATGTTACTACTCCCATTGAAGAAACAATGGATGCTCTTAATGAATTGATCAAACAAGGGAAAATTCGTTATGCTGGCGTTTGCAACTACAATAAAGAACAATTTGCAGAAGCAGAAAAATACATTAGTCTGGCTTCGAATCAGGTTCCTTACAGTATGGTATTACGCGATATCGAGAAAGAAATTGTTCCTTATTCTCTTGAAAATAAAAAAGGAATATTGGCTTACAGTCCACTTGAAAGAAGATTATTAACTGGAAAAATGAAACCTGGTTATAAATTTGGAGAAGGAGATCAACGTGCGACAAGAGCTTTTTACAAAGATGAAAATCTTCGACGCACCAATGAATTTCTAGATAAAATAAAACCTATTGCTGATTCAAAAGGACTAAGCCTAGGTCAATTAGTAATTTTATGGACACTTGAACAACCTGCTATTTCGATTGCCTTGGTTGGAGCCAGAAATGCAGAACAAGCTATTCAGAATGCCAAAGCAGCTCAAACAAGTTTAACAAAAGAAGAAGTTGCAATAATTAGTGGTCATTTAAATCAGTTAATTTTAGTCCCATAA